A single region of the Metarhizium brunneum chromosome 6, complete sequence genome encodes:
- the hgd gene encoding Homogentisate 1,2-dioxygenase: protein MASATKSNEYQQIFHWAETQKNGAIPSFHTRKSDPYQYQAGFGNSFSSEAVPGTLPQGQNNPRHVRFGLYAEQITATAFVAPRHVNRKAWLYRVRPAVAHDAFVDIPQNAAAESNYLLSNPKVHISPSQLSWTPMDIPDSGSIDFVAGIRSIAGSGEPTLGEGLAIHVYTANCNMTQTAFVNADGDFLIVPQQGALDVQTEFGKMFVQPGEIAVIQKGIRFRVELPDGPSRGYMLEIWGSSFELPELGPLGANGLANARDFLTPEAFYEVKKEPWEIIFKVCGKQFKCTQDHSPFDVVAWHGNYVPFKYDLTKFVNVGSISVDHIDPSIFCVLTAKSRNPAAPLADFLIFSPRWDVASHTYRPPYFHRNSASELMGLIYGDYGGRSDDFRPGSISYECGMVPHGVAYEEFKQATECEPPLMQISTGSVAFMFESSRAFTITDYAWTSDKKHEHEPRLWNDLEDHFSAHLEEVEKLLAETKAR from the exons ATGGCTTCTGCTACGAAAAGCAATGAATATCAACAGATATTCCATTGGGCGGAGACTCAAAAGAACGGGGCGATACCGTCTTTCCACACCAGGAAGAGTGACCCCTACCAG TACCAAGCGGGCTTTGGGAATTC ATTCTCCTCCGAGGCTGTTCCAGGTACATTGCCCCAGGGCCAAAATAACCCGCGCCATGTGAGGTTCGGCTTGTACGCCGAGCAAAtcacggcgacggccttTGTGGCGCCACGACATGTCAACAGGAAGGCCTGGCTCTATCGTGTCCGCCCTGCCGTCGCCCATGACGCATTT GTCGATATCCCACAAAACGCAGCCGCCGAGTCCAATTATCTGCTCAGCAACCCCAAGGTCCATATTTCTCCATCTCAGCTCTCCTGGACTCCCATGGATATCCCAGACTCGGGCTCGATTGACTTTGTAGCGGGCATCAGATCCATTGCCGGATCTGGCGAGCCGACCCTTGGTGAAGGGCTCGCGATCCACGTATACACTGCCAATTGCAATATGACCCAAACGGCCTTTGTAAATGCTGACGGAGACTTTCTGATTGTCCCGCAACAGGGCGCCTTGGATGTACAAACTGAGTTTGGCAAAATGTTTGTCCAGCCCGGCGAGATTGCTGTCATCCAGAAGGGAATCCGGTTCAGAGTCGAGCTTCCCGACGGGCCATCCAGAGGCTACATGCTTGAAATTTGGGGCTCGAGTTTCGAACTGCCAGAGCTAGGTCCGCTTGGTGCCAACGGACTCGCCAATGCGCGCGACTTTTTGACGCCCGAGGCCTTTTACGAAGTCAAAAAGGAGCCTTGGGAGATTATCTTCAAAGTGTGTGGGAAGCAGTTCAAGTGTACTCAGGACCACTCGCCATTCGATGTTGTTGCATGGCATGGAAACTAT GTCCCGTTCAAATACGACCTGACAAAGtttgtcaatgttggctccATCTCGGTCGACCACATTGATCCCTCCATCTTCTGTGTCCTGACTGCCAAGTCTCGGAATCCCGCCGCGCCACTGGCCGACTTTCTCATCTTTTCCCCGCGCTGGGACGTGGCATCCC ATACGTATCGACCACCGTATTTCCACCGCAACTCTGCCTCTGAGCTCATGGGGTTGATCTACGGAGACTATGGCGGCCGCTCTGACGACTTTCGCCCTGGCAGTATCTCTTATGAGTGTGGAA TGGTGCCGCATGGAGTAGCATATGAAGAATTCAAGCAAGCCACTGAATGCGAACCGCCATTAATGCAGATCTCGACGGGTTCAGTGGCCTTTATGTTCGAGTCGAGCCGGGCCTTTACAATTACCGACTATGCTTGGACAAGTGATAAAAAGCACGAGCACGAACCTAGATTATGGAACGATCTAGAAGACCACTTCTCGGCTCACCTTGAAGAAGTAGAGAAATTGCTCGCCGAGACGAAGGCTAGATAG
- the TSF1_1 gene encoding Transcription factor 1, with protein sequence MTMQTGSKNCSSPVSPGEAGGDDVLLAVKKSYQCSTCAREFSRPDHLRRHALSHTGARPYSCLYCGQRFVRSDRLRDHYDNCGTRGDREIPKGGQRGRRRRACAACTASKLRCEGGTPCNGCRRRNLACDTSRIARPQRPASTTDEEGAADDSQTADSASDARSIKALLDNGTQSFTEQFNLPFFHDETGDVGAPPQAPRSNPSLDYEGLADVGSQLHLSLGPSEGFELLLNSVSDFWTGPFGTTQPWMNDVDEGDLVWLVRENVPNMFQQPALGQESKAETPQITALRDVLLHTAQQLHLHPSSLDEMTAIIGFLCCQPKIDAFVGLFFLNWHPNGPVLHPPSFDTELVPTELLISVIALGAMYSQDKAERLAARKLLNIAELVIFSAEVFAAAHEIKHASDESTHSELDWHQFQQIQAGYLITTVQYWAGTRQDKSRAMETRFCELVKAARKSGLTQVQHLPQDRISEELWIRKETQVRTIIMIRLLDCAFLFFSNYPCKLAFSELEHDLPCENAVFNAKHPFAEENFRFRRGSTTAEAFEELFREQSNPPPAQRQCDVESCVNYGSRTVVDLFLTIHLLYVFIRTNMLLRRPLGAAMGQRRQNPASEQPAWAEGVDQITAAARHALKRWRSSWLAVRANTRQDVWRASGMHRNAYNFWLVAHLLIEKNEALDLVKRIEVQCEDSLQSLKLLL encoded by the exons ATGACCATGCAGACTGGTTCCAAAAACTGCAGCTCGCCAGTCTCCCCCGGCgaggctggtggtgatgacgTCTTGCTTGCTGTCAAGAAGTCGTACCAATGCTCAACTTGTGCCCGGGAGTTTTCCCGTCCTGATCACCTGCGGAGACACGCCCTGAGTC ATACCGGTGCGAGGCCGTATTCATGCCTCTACTGTGGCCAAAGGTTCGTAAGGAGTGATCGTCTGCGGGATCACTACGATAACTGCGGAACGAGGGGCGACCGCGAGATCCCCAAAGGCGGCCAGAGAGGCAGGCGTCGGCGAGCTTGCGCAGCG TGCACAGCGTCGAAGCTGCGATGCGAAGGTGGCACGCCCTGTAATGGCTGTCGGAGGAGGAATCTGGCCTGCGACACCTCCCGAATCGCTCGACCGCAACGGCCGGCAAGTACCACGG ACGAAGAAGGCGCTGCGGACGACAGCCAGACGGCCGATTCTGCGAGCGATGCAAGATCCATCAAGGCCCTTCTTGACAACGGCACCCAAAGTTTCACAGAACAGTTCAACCTCCCCTTTTTTCATGACGAGACGGGAGATGTTGGTGCCCCCCCGCAAGCGCCTCGCTCGAATCCATCGTTGGACTACGAGGGTCTTGCCGATGTTGGAAGCCAGCTTCACCTCAGCCTTGGGCCGTCCGAGGGTTTTGAATTACTGCTGAATTCAGTATCAGACTTTTGGACCGGACCTTTTGGCACCACGCAGCCATGGATGAACGACGTCGACGAAGGGGACTTGGTCTGGCTCGTCCGTGAAAATGTCCCCAACATGTTTCAACAACCTGCCCTGGGTCAGGAGAGCAAGGCCGAGACGCCTCAAATAACCGCGTTGCGAGACGTCCTGTTGCACACTGCCCAACAACTTCATCTCCACCCCAGTTCCTTGGACGAGATGACCGCCATCATCGGGTTTCTGTGCTGCCAGCCAAAGATAGATGCCTTTGTCGGCTTGTTTTTCCTCAACTGGCACCCCAACGGCCCAGTCTTGCACCCCCCCTCCTTTGATACGGAGCTTGTGCCAACGGAGCTGCTCATTTCCGTCATTGCCCTTGGCGCCATGTATTCTCAAGACAAGGCCGAGCGTCTAGCGGCGCGCAAGCTTCTCAACATTGCCGAGCTGGTCATCTTCTCGGCAGAGGTGTTTGCCGCGGCCCATGAAATCAAGCACGCCTCGGATGAGTCGACCCACAGCGAGTTGGATTGGCATCAGTTCCAGCAGATCCAGGCAGGCTACCTGATCACGACGGTGCAATACTGGGCCGGCACGCGGCAGGACAAAAGCCGCGCCATGGAAACTCGCTTCTGCGAGCTTGTCAAG GCTGCGCGGAAATCAGGATTGACGCAGGTTCAACACCTCCCGCAGGATCGAATCTCTGAAGAGTTGTGGATTCGCAAAGAGACGCAAGTACG CACAATCATCATGATACGGCTGCTAGACTGCGcatttctcttcttctcgaaTTATCCGTGCAAGCTCGCATTCTCCGAGCTAGAGCACGACCTCCCGTGCGAAAACGCCGTCTTCAATGCAAAGCACCCCTTTGCCGAAGAAAACTTCCGCTTCCGCCGCGGCTCAACGACCGCCGAAGCCTTTGAAGAGCTGTTCCGGGAGCAGTCGAACCCCCCGCCCGCCCAGCGACAGTGCGACGTGGAGTCTTGTGTCAACTATGGCTCCCGCACCGTTGTGGATTTGTTCCTGACGATTCACT TGCTCTACGTCTTTATACGTACAAACATGCTCCTGCGTCGTCCTCTAGGCGCCGCCATgggccagcggcggcagaacCCGGCGTCTGAGCAGCCCGCGTGGGCCGAGGGCGTTGATCAAatcacggcggcggcgcgacaCGCGCTCAAGCGCTGGCGCTCGTCGTGGTTGGCGGTCCGGGCTAATACTCGGCAGGACGTGTGGCGGGCTTCTGGCATGCACAGGAATGCATACAACTTTTGGCTCGTGGCGCATTTGTTGATTGAGAAGAATGAGGCTCTCGATTTGGTCAAGAGGATCGAGGTCCAGTGTGAAGACTCGCTGCAGTCTCTCAAGCTCCTCTTGTAG
- the adhA_1 gene encoding 5'-hydroxyaverantin dehydrogenase, which yields MTEITLNSLNLSSVRDKVVVLAGGAQGIGAATVSTLYRAGGHVVCGDWNEDAARSYNNALIANAGDGTGSIQFVKVDISKYESQLDLFDAAIKTHGRVDIAICCAAVGEQAGWFEPESLDLESVRTVPTPLADILDINLKGSLYFTRIALAYLRPQGPAEGRGGSRSIILLSSVAGFKESPGLFAYSASKHGVLGIMRGLRLYTPARFNVRINVVCPWATDTQMLGHVKRAWEAAGLPMNQPADVARIICELATGEQHNGRAVFVGGGRGYDIEKGIDDLEPQWLGEEPARALNRGQQVLGMGENWGKGKL from the exons ATGACTGAGATAACATTAAATTCGCTGAATCTGTCTTCGGTTCGAGACAAGGTGGTCGTACTCGCAG GCGGTGCCCAGGGCATTGGGGCCGCAACAGTTTCTACATTATACCGAGCAGGCGGCCACGTTGTGTGCGGCGACTGGAACGAAGACGCAGCTCGCTCATACAACAATGCCCTCATTGCAAATGCGGGAGACGGCACCGGCAGCATTCAGTTTGTGAAAGTCGACATTAGCAAGTACGAGTCGCAGCTTGATCTCTTTGACGCAGCCATCAAAACCCATGGACGCGTGGATATCGCCATCTGCTGTGCCGCCGTGGGCGAACAGGCGGGTTGGTTTGAGCCAGAGAGCCTCGACTTGGAGAGCGTCAGAACC GTTCCAACGCCTCTGGCGGATATTCTCGACATCAACCTGAAGGGCTCGTTGTACTTTACCCGGATCGCACTGGCATACCTGCGGCCGCAGGGACCAGCAGAGGGACGCGGAGGCTCCCGGTCCATCATTCTGCTGTCGTCGGTTGCCGGCTTCAAGGAGTCGCCGGGGCTCTTTGCCTATTCGGCCTCCAAGCATGGCGTGCTGGGCATTATGCGCGGCCTGCGCTTGTACACGCCTGCCAGATTCAATGTCCGCATCAACGTGGTTTGTCCCTGGGCGACCGACACCCAAATGCTGGGCCATGTGAAGAGGGCGTGGGAGGCGGCGGGGTTGCCCATGAATCAGCCCGCGGATGTGGCGCGAATCATCTGCGAGCTGGCAACGGGCGAGCAACACAATGGCAGGGCTGTTTTCGTCGGAGGCGGGAGGGGATATGACATCGAGAAGGGCATCGATGATTTGGAGCCGCAGTGGCTCGGGGAAGAGCCGGCAAGGGCGTTGAATCGCGGCCAGCAAGTTTTGGGTATG GGCGAGAATTGGGGTAAAGGCAAACTGTAG